The genomic window taaagagttgtttactactgttgtacttgaacaagttcttgtagcagctgctacatcatgttttcgtgtttgctccagctgctattcttgttacggacgaatttaactgcaaaaacCACGAATTCAATTGCTATGGTGGCCGAGAAGGACAGTCCGCTGCGGCTTCACAAATGCGCTGCGGCTTCACAACTGCGCTGCGGAGTAAAAAACCGCAGCGCCAAACAAACTCTGCGCTGCGCTTGGTCATCACGTGTGACCGCGATTTTTAACCTGAAGGCACTAATTGGAAGTGTCAGTGTTACTAACACGTGGCGACACGTGGTGTGGTAGGTGAGATAGAGGAAATGGAAGAATTTGGCCACGATATTCAAGGCAATAATCCTGGATCCCTCCTTAGGGGTATTGGAAACTTTTTACTTGAAAGTTCAAGGGCCTTTGAGGAGCATCCTGGCAACAGCAGCAGAAGCTGTCAACAGAGTCACACTGTAGAAACAGATGATGAACAAGAAGGTACAGTTACATTCTTTTTGAACATGATAAAAACACTCCATGGTGTTAAGTAATATAAGTACGACTCAAATGACTACAACATGTGTGCTAAATTAATGCTGGTATTGTGCATATCCATAAAGGGGTGTCACCTTGGTAGATCAGTGTCATTCTGCACATGTGGTGAAAGTCTTGACCGAGCAAAATTTTCgccttgacctgtgactaagtaTTTTACCAGTGTGTGACCAGTGACTGTGTTTCTTCTCAaagttttttttgacatttttactTTATTCCTATTTCCAATGTACGCTTGCGCTTGTACATGCAGTAGCTAACTTAGTATAATAATTTCTTGGTGTGTGCTATGTACCAACAACTGTGGAAAAAATAGTCTCAACAAATGTTTGTCTGTTAATTGTTttcttacttcttgtgagttgtGTATAATTCCTTAAAGTTCGCTTCAATAcatatagttttcgattgtgggttttgaactCTTCATCTTGTCTTGACCTTTGACCCACTGTAGAGTGATTAGTGGCTTTGACCATTGACTTTGAGCTTGACAGCAATCACAGATCTATGTATAGCAAGGGTCTGTGTGACACCCCTTGTATCCACTATCAAACAAATCTATAACATTAATACTTTTGGAATCATGTTTACGGTGAACAGCTGAGCTGGAGCCTAGTTCATGATCTCAACTTGTAATATCCAGAGTGGACTTATTTACACTAGCTATTCTGTTTGTGTGTAGATGTGTTGAAGAGAGCCAATGCTATACAAAGAGTGTTGAAAACCCGAGTCCAGCCGAAGAATACCAACAAAGGAGATCTAACTGTAAGTGAGAGcagtacacaatttttttgttAAATTCTGCATGCTTGATGTAGATTTCTGTCTGTGCCATGACAGAAACAAGCTCTGGTGAGTTCAAACGTGGAAAAGCGCCTTACGTTGAACTAGCAATAAAGAAGAGCGAGAAATATGCAAGTTTAGCAAcaaaagctgcaaaaaaatgtGGTGTTGTTGCCAAGAATGGACAGACTCTATGCTTATTTAACATGAATGGTGCTCAGATTATGGATGAGGAGTTAGGTGTAGTACCATGGACGCTTGGTTGCTACTTGCGAAAATGTAGAAGAGCTGCAGAAAAATTGAAGATTGGTATTGGCTGCATTACCCAAGAGAAGGTATGTACCTCATATGTACAATGTGCTCGTATGTCACTATATAGATGGCTTGCTTTTTAAAGGTGTAATTTTAACCGTAACCTTACTCTCCAAGTTTTGTTGGTCATGAAATGTACTGTGACCTACACAGCTAGGGTTTTAGTGTGTCAGAGCTAGTTGGTTTACAGTATGGTATCATGGAAAAAAAATTGTGGCTGTACTATGTAACGTACCACAGTCAGGCTGGTAATTAAACACAAGCTGTTTAAATGCAAATACTTGTAGTAAAAACTATAGTTTCTTTCACAAGTCGTTGGGCTTTTGGTCCTGGTAGATTTTCACGTTGACCACAACCTTAAATTGACCGGTTAATAGGTACCCCCCGGATAGTAGTAGCAGCGCCAATCTTGAATTACTGTCATAAAAGCTGTGGCTTGTGTCTGAATATTTGGATGCAAGTGTTGAAGCCGATGTTTGAAGGAGAAACTAAGCAAAGGATTGGTTTTAAGCTGGGAAATAGCAGTTTTTAGAGCAGCCTTTGCATAATAGTTGCATCGTTTTACTTCTGAAAGTTAAATAGCTGCGGCTGCTAACCGGTCAATTACAGTATACCACGACTGTATCGGTATTTGCTGATACAACCTTATCCCTCAGGCCTTCAGCACTCAGGATTTCAGGTGTGTATATCGGCAAATTTCTCACTGCCATGTGAATAATACATCTTTGACACTAAGCTTTTTGTTTCTTGGGCACTTACTATAACAATTTATTTGTGCGTATGTTTGGGTTTTTATATGAATGGATAAtcttgtatatgtatatataggaTACATCAGTGCTATACTCAGCAAACCAGAGATTGCCATCAAAGGAAAAGAAGTGTAGGTGCTTAGCTACTTTTGTCTATTGTAAACAAATGTTTACTCTATTATGTAGCTTCCATTTCTCCAAGTGCTGAGAATGCATTTGGATTGAATGGTAAACTGTAATGTTACACTTCATTTATTAGTAGCATTTTGATACATAGTAAAGTACTATTTTCCATCACAAGCTAGAGCTGTCTCTGTCAAAAGCAGTATGACAAGACTACAGATATGGTCCGTCATCTTGGAACAAGACGCTAATGACATTGGATGCTATTTCCCGGAAGATGATGGATATGAGATTTATACAATTTATAAGAGtaagctatatatatacacgtatgtagtgtgtttgtgACAGTTGTttgtgcatgtacacacatgtagttCAGCCAGTAGGTATTTTAGTCAACTTGTACATGTATAAGTAAAGATGTCCTAGTATGCTACTTTTATGCTgtgatgtactgtatatgtgactaaTTCTACACAAGAACCATGCAACATGTATATGTTCACCTTCAACTTTGGTAACCTGTTCTTTGGACTATCTGAGGCGATATGAAGTTTGGAAATTCTGTGAGCTACATACTAATTAAAAAGTCATGAATTTAGAAATGACACAATTCTAGTTTTTTAAACTTCAATATCCGTCCCTCTATAAGTAATTTTCtcttgatgttagatggaccaAGACTGTTCCGTAATTGTTCCGTATGTATGATAATTCTACATTAACGTTTAGAGGCAGGTAGTCTGGGTGACACCCTGTCACTTATGGGGGGAATTACCCTAataaactactgtttgataaacTGGAACAAGCTGTTACATGggtacagtatgttaccatcAGACTTAAAAAATATCCTGACACAAAAAGGTATCTAAAAAGAATAAAAAGGTCCG from Dysidea avara chromosome 2, odDysAvar1.4, whole genome shotgun sequence includes these protein-coding regions:
- the LOC136246969 gene encoding uncharacterized protein, whose product is MEEFGHDIQGNNPGSLLRGIGNFLLESSRAFEEHPGNSSRSCQQSHTVETDDEQEDVLKRANAIQRVLKTRVQPKNTNKGDLTISVCAMTETSSGEFKRGKAPYVELAIKKSEKYASLATKAAKKCGVVAKNGQTLCLFNMNGAQIMDEELGVVPWTLGCYLRKCRRAAEKLKIGIGCITQEKVCTSYVQCARMSLYRWLAF